Genomic window (Vicinamibacterales bacterium):
GCGGCGCGGCGGTGTCGGACGCCGGGGCCGTGGACCCGGCGGGCGCCGGCGGGCGGGCCGTGGCGCAGCCGGCTCCGAACGAAACGGCGACTCCGAGCGCGACGGCGCGGAGCCGCCGCGGGATCATGGCTTCTTCTCGGGCGTGGCTGCCGCGCCGGCCGCGGTCGGCGGCGGCGTGGGCGCCGGCGGCGCGAGCACGTCGTCGATCGCTTTCGTCACTTCCTCGATCGCGGGCGCCGTGAGCCGCATGGCGCCGGTCTCGTCCGGCCGGCTGCCGAAGTGGTCGGTGCCGGCGCGTCCGATGCTGGCCTCCTCCTTCTTGTCCTCGTCGAACTCGACGCTGACCTTCAGGATGGGCGTGGCGGCGGCCGGCGCCGCGCTCACGAAGCCGTCGGCCCGCAGGTTCGACAGCTTGGCGAGCATGTCTTCCATCTTCGAGGGGTCGGCATCGCGCGTGGAGCCGCCGGCGGTCAGCGTCCACTTGTCGGGCGTGTTCTCGGCGCCCTTCTCCTTCTTCAGCGTGATGGTCTCGGCGCCGCGCGTCAGCACGAGCTGGCGGGCCGAGAACGCCCGAAAGTCGAAGAGCTCCTGCTTGCGGTAGTCGTCCGCGCCCTTGGCCGCGTCACCCGCGAGCGTGTTGTCGACCGTGAACACCAGCGGCCGCGAGAGGTCGCGCGCGTAGGTCTTGCCGTCGGCCTCGGCGCCCACGGCCAGCGTCGCGCTGCTGGAACCCGTCTTCACGACGACGGTCGAGACGGGCGTGTCGAGCCCGTACTTCTCGAGGTCGTCGGCGCTCGTCGCCTCGATGCCCGACATGGTGGCCGTGGAGAGGCGCGTGAGCAGACCCTCGATCGCGCCGTAGTCGCCGCGGGCCGTCGACGGTGCGGTCACGCGCCAGTCCGAGTTCGACCGCGTCAGCACCGTCGTGCCCTTCGCGTTGGTGATCTCGAGGCCGTCGGCCTTGTCGCGCTCGAAGTGCAGGACGCGCCGGTCGCGGAGCTCGAAGGTGGACCGGGAGAGGTTCGTCTCGACGAAGGTGGACACCAGGACCACCCGCCCGCCGTCATCCTTCACCGCGTAGAGGTCGCTGCCGGTCGGCGTCTGGTCGCCCAGGCGGATCCGACCCGTGACGCCGCCCTTGGCGGTGAAGGTGATGTCGGCCTTGGGCGACGAGAGCCCGTACTGCGCCAGGTCCGTGGCCTTCGGATCCACTTCGCGGTTGATCTCCAGCCCGGTGAGACTCCCCAGCAGCGACGTCACGTCGCTCTGGTCGGCGTCGGTGGCCACCGGCTCCACCAGGCGCCACGTGCCGTCGGTCTTCTTCAGCACCGTGGTGTCGCCCTTGGCCACGACCCGCAGCTCCTCCACGTCATCGGCGGCGACGGTGAAGAGCTTCTCCTTGGCCTCCGTGTCCGGACGGCCCGAGTCGACGAAGTAGATGTAGGCGCCGAGCCCGGCGGCCACGGCGACGAGCCCGATCGTGGACCACAGTCCGCGCATGGCCTACCGCCTCCGCCACCAGGTGTAGATGCCGAGCCCGAACACCGTCGCCGGGATGAGGAAGATCGACAGGATCATCATCCGGTTCAGTTGATCCGCCGTCATCGTGAGTCGCCGGTCCTCGGGCGACCGCGCCCGGACCGCGATGAGCCCTTCCTGCTGCGACAGCCAGCCGAGCGAGTTCATGAAGAGGTCGCGGTTGCCCTGGATGCCGAGGCCGTAGTTGGCGGCGAAGTCCGAGTCGCCGTACACCACCACTCGCGTCTCGGGCTTCGGCGGCTCGGGCGTGTCGGTGGGAACGGGCGCGGGCGGCGTCGCCGGCTGGCCGGGCAGGGGCGCCGAGACCGCGGCCGCGAGCACGATGGGTCCCTGGCGATCGCCCTTGCTCTCGTCCAGCGAGACCTCCGTGCCCGACGACAGGCTCGCGACGTCCTTCTCGGCCCAGCTGCGCGGGCTGGTCTCGACGAACGCCTGCGCGGTGTGCCCGTCCGCGGGCGTCGTCGTGAGCGAGCGGGCCAGCGGGAAGGCCGTCATCAGGTTGAAGCGGTCCGTGATGGCGTGGGTCGGATAGCTGGCGGCCACCGGCACGGTGGGGCCCGCGCCGAAGATCTGCCCCACGCCCGAGGCGTCGACCACGACGTCGTCGCCCACCTCGATGCCCCAGGTCTTGAGGAAGCCCGTCAGGTTCGGCAGCGTCGGTGCGCCGGGCTTGTCGGGCGGATCCAGCATCACCATCAGCTTGCCGCCCTTGTCGAGATAGGCCTTCAGGGCGTCGATCTCAGCGGGGAAGAAATCGGTCACGGGTCCGGCCACGACGACGGCCGTGGCTCCGTCGGGCACGGCCGGGGACTGCGCCAGCACGAGCTTTTCGAAGGCGTAGTTGTCGCCCTTCAGCGCATCGGCGACGCCGCTGTAGCCGAGCCGATCGGTGGCGGCCGGATCCTTCTCGCCGTGTCCCTGCGTGAAGTACACCTTGCGTTCCTCGCCGGTCGTGGCCTTGATGAACGCGTTGGTGATGTCCTGCTCGTCGAGCTGCGTGATCCGCTCGACCCGGCCCTTGTATTCGAGCACCATCGTGCCCGGCTGCGTCACGTTGGCGGCCTTCGCCAACGCCGGCTGACGGTCGATGTCCACGTACTCGAGCGACAACTGCTTGTTCTGGTACTGGTACTCCTCGAGCCGGTCCTTGAAGCGATCGAAATTCGCCGCCTGATCGAAGACCGTGATCTTCGCCGGCGCGTCCAGGCCCTGGATGACCTTCAGCGTCTGGTCCGAGAGGCTGAAGATCTGGTTCGCCGTGAGGTCCCACCGCTTGTTCTGGCGGACGCCGAGGTAGTTGATCGCCGCGAGGATGGCCAGCATGGCGAGCACGCTCACGACCGACATCGTGCCCATCCGCGTCTGGCGGGCGTTGGCGCCGGTGGCCGACTCGCGCCACTGGGCCAGGAGGTACACCAGGATGAAGGCCAGGCCGGCCCAGGCCGCGTAGGTGCGGTACTGATCCCATTCCGGCTTGAGGAAGCGCAGCGCCAGCGCCACGACCACGAGGGCCGTGCCGATCCATCCCACGATTGCCGAGATTCGAGTCGCCATCAGCCTCGCCACCGTTCGCTGTCCACGGACTTGGCCGTGAGGAAGAGTCCGAACACGATGAAGCTCGCGTAGTAGACGAGGTGCTTCGTGTCGATGATGCCGCGGGCGAAGTCGTCCAGGTGATCGGTGATCGACAGGTGCGACACGATCGCCTGGCCGGTCGGCCCCAGCGACTGCCCGATCCAGTTGACCACCCAGAGCAGCAGGAAGACCGCGAAGGTCACCATGCCCGCCACGATCTGGTTCTTCGTGAGGCTCGAGATGAGGAGGCCCGCCGAGATGAAGCAGCCGCCCATCAGCAGGAGGCCCAGGTAGCCCGTCGCCACCGGCTTCCACTCCGGCTGCCCGTAGACGAACAGGAAGCCGACGTGGATGAGCGTCACCGCCAGCATCACGCCGTAGAGGGCCATCGCGCCCAGGAACTTGCCCAGGATGATCTGCATGTCCGTGAGCGGGGAGGTGAGCAGCAGCTCCATCGTGCCCGAGCGCTTCTCCTCCGCGTAGGTGCGCATCGTGATCATGGGCATGACGAACAGCACGATGACGCTCACGTTCATGAACACGGGACCGATGAGCATCTGGTTGATGTTCATCGTCATCCCCATGCCCGGCTGGACCTGCATGCTCTGGCGGTCGAAGTACCAGAGCAGCGTGTAGAAGAAGTAGCCGTACAGGAGGGCGAAGAAGCCGATGACCACGTAGGCGATCGGCGAGGCGAAGTACGCCTGCACCTCCTTGCGCGCGATCGTCAGGATGTTACGCATGGTCGCCCTCCGTGGACGCCTCGGCGTCCGGCCCCGGGGAGGCGGGGCCCTCCGAAGCGCTGGCGCCGGCGTCCGCGTCTTCCGTCGTCAGGCTCAGGAAGATGTCCTCGAGGCTCATCCGCATCGGCCGCAGCTCGAGCAGCCCCCAGCCGCTCGTGACGACGGCTGCCGCCAGCTCCCGCCGCACGTCGCGTCCGTGGTCGCTCTCGACTTCGGCCGACACGAGGCCGTGCTCGTTCACGTCCGCCTTCACGCGCGTCACGCCTGGCACCGACGACAGCGCCGGCACGACGTCCGCGCCGGGGGCGGCGATCTGGAGGTACATCGTCTCGCTGCCGCGGAGCCGCGCCGTGAGGTTGTCCGGCGTGTCCACGGCCACCACCTTGCCCTTGGCGATGATGACCACGCGCTGGCACGTCTGCGAGACTTCCGGCAGGATGTGAGTGCTGAGGACGACCGTGTGACTCCCGCCGAGTTCCTTGATGAGCTGACGCGCCTCGATGATCTGCTTGGGATCCAGGCCCGCCGTCGGCTCGTCGAGCACCAGCACGTCCGGGTTGTGCACGAGGGCCTGCGCCAGGCCCACGCGCTGCTTGTAGCCCTTCGAGAGCTTCCCGCAGTGGCGCGAGGCCATGTCGGCGATGTGCGTCTTCCGCATCACCTCGTCCACGCGGCCGCTGACCTCGCGCGACGGCACGCCCTTGATGCGTGCGACGAAGGTCACGTAGTCGCGCACCGTCATGTCGGGATAGAGCGGCGGCGTCTCGGGGAGGTAGCCCGTGTGCTTCTTCGCTTCGATCGGGGAGGCGAACACGTCGTGGCCGGCGACCGTCACCGTGCCCTGCGTGGCCGGCATGTAGCCGGTGATGATCCGCATCGTCGTGGTCTTGCCTGCGCCGTTCGGACCGAGGAAGCCCAGAATTTCACCGGCGCCGACGCTGAAGCTGACATCGTCGACGGCCGTGAACGGGCCGTAGCGTTTGCTGAGGTGTTGCACCTCGATCACGGTGGTTGTCCTCCGGCGTACTGTAGATGGAGTCTGGCGTCTAACCTGTCTAGACTGTAAGCTTTAGACGGGCTGCAGTTGAGCTGCGACAGCCCCCGATCCTAATCGAAGCCCCGGACGAGCGGCAAGCGCCGGCGGGGGCCGGAGGAGGCCAGTGAAGCGGGTCGTCGTCGGGATCGTGGTGCTCGCCGTCATCGCCGCCGGAGCCGCCTGGTGGTGGCTGCGCGCCTCCGTGCCTACATATGACGCCGAGTGGCGGCTCGCCGGTCTGGCCGGTCCCGTCGAGGTGCTGTCCGACGCGTACGGCGTGCCGCACGTCTATGCGCGCGACGCCGGCGACGCGTGGCTCGTCGCCGGCGCCTTGCACGCACGCGATCGGCGGTGGCAGATGGAGCTCTACCGTCGCGCCGCGTACGGCCGCCTGTCGGAGATGCTCGGGTCCGCGACGCTCCCGATCGATCGCCGCATGCTCACACTGGGTATCCGCGCGGCGGCGCAGGCCGAGTTCGCGCGTCTCGGATCGGCCGCGAAGTCGGCGCTCGTGCGCTATGCGGAGGGCGTGAACGCGGTGACGGGCGCGCAGGTGGGCCGCCTGCGCGCGCCGGAGTTCCAGCTGCTTGGCGTGACCCCGGACCCGTGGCGCCCCGAAGACTCGCTCGCGATTGGCAGGCTGCTCGCCTTCCGCCTGGCCGAGAACCAGGGCGCGGAGCTCGTGCGCCACGCGCTCACCGCCGCCATCGGCGCCGCCGCCGCGACGCGGCTCACCGGTGCGTACCCCGACGCCGGGCCCACCGTGCTCGGCGAGCTCGCCGAGACCGCCGTGCCCGTCGAGGCCGCGCCGCCTCCCTCGCCGCCCCCGGCCGCTCCTGCCACGCCGTCGCCGGACAGCGGCGCCGTGGCCCGATTCACCTATCCCCCGGGGCTCGAGTGGCTCGATCCCACGGCCCCGCGCGGCAACAGCAACGCGTGGGTCGTGTCAGGCGCGCGCACGGCCACGGGGCGGCCGATGCTCGCCAACGACCCGCACCTCCTCATCGAGATGCCGTCCGTCTGGTACGAGCTGCACCTCGTGGCCGCGGGGCTCGACGTGCAGGGCGTGTCGGTGCCGGGCACGCCCTTCGTCGCAATCGGCCACAACGCCCGGATCGCCTGGGGCTTCACCAACAGCGGCGCCGACGTGCAGGACCTCGCGCTCGCGACCTTCGATCTGGCGGCACGCCGGGTCCGAGGGGCGGGAGGGTGGGAGCCCGTGGACGTCGAGACCGTCCAGATTGCCGTGAAAGGACGGTCGACGCCCGAGCCGTTCGAAGTCTGGCGCACCCGCGGCGGCGTGGTCTTCGCCGACGAGTCGCTGGACTGGGAGGCGCCGCCGGCGTGGCTCTCGCCCGATGCCCCGCGCGAAGGCCAGCAGCGCGCGTTCGTCCTGCGATGGGCGGGTTTCGATGGCGGCTATGGCGATGCGTTCGAGGCCCTGAACCGGGCGTCGAGCTGGGTCGAGTTCCAGGGCGCGCTCGACCAGCTGTCGGCGCTCTCGCAGAACGCGCTGTACGCGGACGTGGATGGCAACATCGGCTACATGCTCACGGGGGCGCTGCCGCGGCGGACCGCCGGCGACGGCAGCCGGCCCGAGGCCGGGGCCGCGGACTGGAACGGCACGATCGGCGGCCCCGGCGTCCTGCCGCGCGTGTTCAACCCGTCGCGAGGCTTCCTTGCGAGCTCGAACAACCCGGTGACCCGCGCCGCCGAGCCGCTCGTCACCAAGGACTGGGTGGCGCCGTACCGCGCCGCCCGTCTCACCGAAGTGCTCGCCTCCGCCGCGAGGTTCGACGTCCAGGCCGCCAGCGCCCTGCAGGCGGATCTGGTCAGCGGCGCTGCGAACGACGTCCTCCAGGGGGTCGACCCCGCGCTCGCCAGGGCCGCCCAGGGCGACGCCGATCCCCGCGCCGTGGCCGCGCTCGAGCGGCTGCGCGGCTGGAATCGGAAGGTGGACGGCAGCGAGGAGTCGGCGCTGTACGAGGCGTTCGAAGATCGCCTGTGGCGCCGGACGTTCTCGGACGACCTCCCCGAGCCGCTCTTCCGGCGGTTCTACCAGTGGGCGGGCGCGGAACGCCCGGCCGGTCTCTTCACGATTCTCGACGACCCCGGTGCGCGGTGGTGGGATGACATCGGCACCGTGGACCGGAAGGAGACGCGCGACGACATCTTCCTGCTGGCGGCGGCCGACGCGGCGGCGGACCTCGCCGCCCGGTCGTCCGGCGCGCGCGGCTGGGACCGCGTGCACGCCGCGACCTTCGCCCACGCGTTGTCGGCCGGCGGGCGGATCGCCGGCTGGTTCTTCAACAGGGGACCGGTGCCCGTCCCGGGCGACGGCACCACGGTGATGCGCATCAGCCATCGACGGCTGGCCGGGTTCGGGGCGTGGGAGCATCCGTCGTGGCGGCAGATCCTCGACGTCGGGGGCTGGGACGACTCCAAGGTGGTGCTCCCGACCGGCCAGTCGGGCCATCCGATGAGCGCCCACTACTTCGACCAGAATCCGCTCTGGCTGTCCGGCCAGTACCGCCCAGCCGCCTACTCGCGGGCCGCCGTGAACGGCATCGCGACCACTCGACAGATCCTGACCCCATAGCGCATCGCGGCCGGCCCGCGGCGACTTCGCCGGCGGCCGTCCGTGCGGGTGGTCCGTCTGCTATCCTGAACGTATGAGCAGGCGTTCATATATCGAGGCCGCCCCGCCCGTGGCCGTCGGCGCGCTGGCGCCGGAACCGCCCGCCGACGCCGGCGGTGCTCGAGTGCCCGAGCCGCCGGCCGACGCCGGCGGTGCTCGAGTGCCCGAGCCGCCGGCCGACGCCTGCGACGTCTTCCACATCGACCCCGCCAGGGTGGCGCGCCTCCGCCGTACGCTCATCGCGGCCCGGTCCGCCGAGGCGCTGGCCGACACCTTCAAGGTGCTCGGTGATCCCACGCGCGTGCGCGTCCTCGACGCGCTCTCCCACGGCGAGCTGTGCGTGTGCGACCTCGCGCAGCTGGTCGGGCTCAGCCAGTCGGCCACCTCCCACCAGCTTCGCCTGTTGCGCGCCATGCGCCTCGTGCGAAGCCGCCGCGCCGGCCGCATGGTGTTCTACACGCTGGACGACGCGCACATCGTGACGCTCTTCCGTCAGGGCCTGCGCCACGTGGAGGAGACCACCCGGGGCCAGGGGCGCCGGCCGTGACGACGGCGGCGACGCCCGTCTGCACGCGCTGCGCCATTCACGCCGAGTCGGTGTTCCGCGTGGCGGGCATGGACTGCGCGGAGGAGGCGGCGATCCTCGAGCGGCGCCTCACGCCGATGCCGGGGGTGGAGTCGCTGTCGGTCGACGTGGTGGGGCAGAAGATGCGCGTGGCGCACGACGCCGCCGTGGTCACGGCCTCGGCCATCGCCGACGCCGTGGCGCAGACCGGCATGCGCGCCTGGCTGGAGCACGAGCGGCCGGTGGACGTGCCGACGTCGGGAGACGGCCTCGCCCCTGTCGTCGTCGCCGGCGTGGCCATCGCCGCCGGCCTGGCACTGCAGGCGCTGGCGCCCGACCCGCGGTGGGGCTGGCCGGCGTTCGCGCTGGCGGTCGCGCTCGCCGGCCGGCAGCCGGCGGCCAAGGCGCTCGGCTCGATCCGTCGTCGATCCCTCGACATCCACGTGCTCATGCTCGTCGCCGTGGTCGGCGCACTCTCGCTCGGCGACTGGGCCGAGGCCGCCGCCGTCGTGTGGCTCTTCGCGGTCTCGCAGTGGCTCGAGGTCCGCACGATGGAGCGCGCCCGCGACGCCATCCGCGGTGTCATCACGCTCGCGCCCGCCGAAGCGGTCGTCCGACATGGAGGCCACGATCACGTGACGCCGGTGGACCTCGTGGCGCCGGGCACCATCATCGCGGTGGCGCCGGGAGGGAAGGTGCCCCTCGACGGAGTCGTCGTCGCCGGCCGCTCCGACGTGAACCAGGCGCCGATCACGGGCGAGTCGCTGCCCGTGCCGCGAACCATCGGCGACGAGGTCTTCGCCGGCACGATCAACGGGCAGGGCGCGCTCGACGTGCGCGTCACGCGCGCGGTGCGCGACACGACGCTCGCCCGCATCGTGCACCTCGTCGAGTCGGCGCAGGCCCAGCGCGCGCCGGCGCAGCAGCTCATCGACCGCTTCGCCCGGTGGTACACGCCCGTGGTCGTGGCCCTCGCCGCCGCGGTCTTCGTCGTTCCGGTGGCCTTCGGCGGCGGCGCCGCGGCGACCTGGGGCTACCGATCGCTCGTGCTCCTCGTCGTCGCGTGCCCATGCGCCCTCGTCATCTCGACGCCCGTGTCGATCGTGGCCGCGCTGGCCGTCGCGGCCCGGCACGGCGTCCTCGTGAAGGGCGGCCTCCACCTGGAGCGCCTGGCCGCCATCCGCGTGGTGGCGTTCGACAAGACGGGCACCCTCACCGCTGGAACTCCCCGAGTCGCGTCCGTGCAGTCCGTCGGGGCCGGCCCCGGGGACGACGCGCTCGGCGCCGCCGCGGCGGCCGAGTTGCGCGTCGGCCACCCGATCGCGCGGGCGGTGGTGGACGCCGTGCGCGATCGCGGAATCTGCGTGCCCACCGCCGAGGACGTGCGCGAATACCCCGGCCTGGGCGTCCAGGCCCGCGTGGACGGCCGGCGCGTCGTGGTCGGGAACGGCGCGTGGGCGATCGAGCACGGCGTCGATCCGGCCGTGGTGACAGACGCCGTGGATGAGCATGCCGGGCGCGGCGAGACGCCCGTCTTCGTGCTCGTCGACGGTGCCGTGCAGCTCGTCCTCGGCGTGGCCGATCGTCCGCGGGCCGTCGCCGCCGACGTCGTCAGGCTGCTGCGCGACCATGGCGTGGCGCACGTCGCGCTCCTGACGGGCGACACGCCCGGCGCCGCCTCGGCGCTCGCGCGGGCCACGGGCGTCACCGACGTTCGGGCCGGCCTGCTGCCGGGCGACAAGCTCAGGGCCGTGCGTGAGCTCAGGGACGCCCACGGGCCGATCGCCATGGTCGGCGACGGCGTGAACGACGCCCCGGCGCTCGCGGCCGCCGACGTGGGGATTGCGATGGGCGCCGTCGGCTCAGCGGCGGCGATCGAGGCGGCCGACGTCGCCCTGATGTCGGACGAGCTCCAGAAGCTGCCCTACGCGCTGCGCCTCAGCCGCGCCGCGCTGGCGAACGTCCGGACCAACATCGCGCTGTCGCTGGGCCTGAAGGTGGCCGTGCTCGTGCTGGCGGTGGCCGGCTGGTCGACGCTGTGGATGGCGATCCTGGCCGACACCGGCGCGTCGGTCGTGGTCGTGGCCAACGCGATGCGGCTGCTGCGCCACCAGTGAGCGCCGGCGGGGCGCACCCGAGGCCGCCGCACGCCCATCCCGGCGCTCAAGCCTGCGGCGTGGTGTCCCCGGCCGGGGCCTCGTCGCGGCGCCGCGGCTGGAAGAAGTGCGAGTCCACGAACTCGTCGATGGCCGCCTGGTCCGCGGGATCGACGCGGTCGAACTGCAGGCCCATTCCCGCCCGCTTGTCGCTCCAGCGCACGTGCGCGTCGATGTCGAAGTCCTTCTTCGACCCGGGGAGCCTGAAGCGCACGCGCACCTTGGTCATGGGCTCGAGCGGGCTGGTCGTACGGATGGCGATGCCCCCACGCGAGATGTTCAGCGACAGTGCGGCCGCGATGGTCGCTCCGACGTGATACGCCGCCGGAATGCCGAGCACCACGCGCGGGCTTCCGCGGCGGTTGAAGTTGTCGGGGAACAGGTGCGGCGCGAGCGACGGCAGGATGTGCTGCACCGCGCTGTATTCGTTCACGTAGCCCGCCACGCCCAGGGCGGCCAGTTCCCGCACCTCGTCGGCGCTCGAGACGGTGCCGCTGAATGCCAGAATGGGCAACCGGCCCTCGTCGAGCTTGCGGACCGTGCCGATGAGCTCAGCGCCCGAGCAGTGGGGGAGCCGTAGATCGATCACCAGCAAGTCCAGCCGCGCCAGGTCCGCGCGAACGCGGGCGAACAGCTCGGCGGCGCTCCGCACGGTGATCGCCCGATGTCCGGCGCCTTCCAGCGCCGCACGGAACCGATCCCGGATCGACGCGCTGTCGTCGGCGATCACCACGCATTTTGCGGATGCGGGAGTGGTGGACATACGATGTGTTTCGGGTCCGAGTTCGTTGCAGAATAGCTCAGGTTCCCCATATAATTCGAACACTTCTTCGCGCCCTTGCGCGTGGTGCCGCGTATCGTGCGCGGTGGCCCGCGGGAGGGCCGAAGTTGTTTCCGAGGAGTGATTCGCATGTCCGCGTATTGCCCCGAGTGCGACGCCGAGATCGACATCGACAGCGCCGACGCCGAGATCGGTGATGAACTGAGCTGCTCGGAGTGCGGATCGCTGCTGCGCGTCTCGAACGACTCGCCGCTCGAGCTCGAGTTCGCCGACGACGACGATCTCGACGACGACGATGACGACGACGAGGAAGAAGACGACGACGAGGAAGAGGAAGACGACCTCGACGACGACGACGAGTACGACGACGGGGACGGCGACGACGACTGACTTCGCTCCGCCGCCAGGCGGCGCCCGGCTGGCGGGCGGCGCCGACGACCAGCCCGGCCCCGGCGCGCGCGCGTGCGAGGCGCGGCTGGAAGCCGTGCTCTTGGAGCTGGGCTCCGTCGTGGTGGCGTTCAGCGGCGGGGTCGACAGTGCCTACCTGGCCGTCGTGGCCGCGCGCGTCCTCGGGGTTCGCGCCCTGGCCGTGACGGGCGACAGCCCGTCGCTGCCCGCCTATCAGCGCGAGCAGGCCGTGCGCGTCGCGCGTGAGTTCGGCCTCGCCCACGAGTTCGTCCAGACCCACGAACTCGATCGCGCCGCCTACCGGGCCAACGCCGGCGACCGCTGCTTCCACTGCAAGACCGAGCTGTACGGCACCCTGACCGCGATGGCGCGTGCCCGCGGGTTCTCCGCGGTCGTCGATGGCACCAACGCGGACGATCGCGGCGACTACCGGCCGGGCCGCACGGCCGCGCGCGCGCACGGCGTGCGAAGCCCCCTCGACGAGGTGGATCTCGGGAAGGACGACCTCCGGCGTCTGGCGCGGGCGTGCGGGCTCGGCATCTGGGACGCGCCGGCCGCGGCGTGCCTCTCGTCGCGGGTGCCTCACCACACCGAAGTGACGGCCGAGGTCCTCGGCCGGATCGAGCGCGCCGAGGACGCCCTCCGCGAACTCGGCTTCCGCGTGGTGCGCGTGCGCCATCACGGCCGGCTGGCCCGGCTCGAGTTCGGGCGCGACGAACTGCCGCGCGCCCTCGAGCCCGGTGTGGCCGCGGCGCTCGACGCCGCGGTGAAGGCGACCGGATACGACGAGGTCGCCGTCGACCCACGGGGCTACCGTCAGGGCAGCCTCAACGAGCCGCTCCTGCTCCGCCCCGTCACGTGAGCGCCGGGGCCCCTTCTCGCGGCGGCGCGCCGGCGCTGGTCGTCGTCGCCGCGATCCTCGCGCTCGTGGCCGCCGGGCACGTGAGCTCGCTCCCGTCCACCCTCGAAGACATCGACTCGGTGAACTTCGCGCTCGGCGTACGCGACTTCGACGTGGCCCGCCACAGGCCCCACCCGCCCGGGTACCCCGTCTACATTGCGCTCGGGAAGGCCGCGACGGCCGCGACGGGCGTCCTGTGGCCGGACGGCCGCGCGGACCGGGTCGAAGCGCGCGCGCTCGCCGCGCTGTCCTTCGCCGGCGGGCTGGTGCTGGTGTGGCTGATTGCCCGCGTGACGAGCCTCCTGTCGCCGGGCGGCGCCGAGCGCCTGGGTCGGCCTCCGCTGTCACGCCGGGCGCTCCTGGCGACGCTGCTCGCCGCGACGTGTCCGCTCACGTGGTACCTGACGGCGAGACCCATGAGCGACGTCCCCGGGCTGGCAGCGGCCCTCGGCTCGCTGGCGTGCCTCGGCCTTGCGTGGTGGCGCCAGCATCCCACGCCGGACGGTGACGGCCGCCTCGACCCTGCCGAGATGGCCGCGTCGGGCCGCATGATCGTCCTCGGCGCGCTCCTCGCCGGCTTCGCCATCGGCTTCCGGTCCCAGACGATGTGGATCACGACGCCGCTGCTCGTCGTGGTGCTGGCCGATCGCATCGGGCGGGGCGTGGCGGGCGCGCTGCTCGGGGCCGCCGTGGCCTTCACGGTGGGAGCGCTGGCCTGGGGCATCCCGCTGCTCGTGGCGAGCGGGGGACTCCAGGCGTACCTGGCCGCGCTCGGTACCCAGGCGGGGGAGGACTTCGCGGGCGTCGAGATGCTCTACCTCACCCCGACGCCCCGGCTCGCGGCGGCCGCGCTCATGCGCACCTTCGTGTGGCCGTGGGATCACGTCGGACTCGCGAGCGTGGTCCTTGCGCTGGCGGCCGCCGGCGTCCTGGTGCTGCTCGCGTCGGAGCGCAGGACGGCCACGGCCGTCGCCGCCATCAGCCTCCCGTACCTGGCCTTCCACCTCGCGTTCCACGACACGGTGTTCTCGCGCTACGCGCTGCCGCTCATCGTGCCGGTGACGTTCCTGGCGGCCACGGCCCTGAGCGCGCTCGGCCGGGCCGGCATCGTCGCGGCGCTGGGGATCGCCGCGTGGAGTCTCTCGATCGCGGTGCCCCAGCAGCGCGCGTACGCCGAGCGGGGTAGCCCGACCGCTCGGCTGTTCGATCAGGTGGCGGCCGAGGCGTCGGCGGCGGATCGGCCGACCCTCGGGATGCACCAGGCGCTCGAGCGGCCGCTCGAAGCGGAGCCCCGGGATCTCGGCCCGCGCCTGCCGGCGCCCCCGCGCCGCGAGTGGCTCGAACTG
Coding sequences:
- a CDS encoding penicillin acylase family protein, with translation MKRVVVGIVVLAVIAAGAAWWWLRASVPTYDAEWRLAGLAGPVEVLSDAYGVPHVYARDAGDAWLVAGALHARDRRWQMELYRRAAYGRLSEMLGSATLPIDRRMLTLGIRAAAQAEFARLGSAAKSALVRYAEGVNAVTGAQVGRLRAPEFQLLGVTPDPWRPEDSLAIGRLLAFRLAENQGAELVRHALTAAIGAAAATRLTGAYPDAGPTVLGELAETAVPVEAAPPPSPPPAAPATPSPDSGAVARFTYPPGLEWLDPTAPRGNSNAWVVSGARTATGRPMLANDPHLLIEMPSVWYELHLVAAGLDVQGVSVPGTPFVAIGHNARIAWGFTNSGADVQDLALATFDLAARRVRGAGGWEPVDVETVQIAVKGRSTPEPFEVWRTRGGVVFADESLDWEAPPAWLSPDAPREGQQRAFVLRWAGFDGGYGDAFEALNRASSWVEFQGALDQLSALSQNALYADVDGNIGYMLTGALPRRTAGDGSRPEAGAADWNGTIGGPGVLPRVFNPSRGFLASSNNPVTRAAEPLVTKDWVAPYRAARLTEVLASAARFDVQAASALQADLVSGAANDVLQGVDPALARAAQGDADPRAVAALERLRGWNRKVDGSEESALYEAFEDRLWRRTFSDDLPEPLFRRFYQWAGAERPAGLFTILDDPGARWWDDIGTVDRKETRDDIFLLAAADAAADLAARSSGARGWDRVHAATFAHALSAGGRIAGWFFNRGPVPVPGDGTTVMRISHRRLAGFGAWEHPSWRQILDVGGWDDSKVVLPTGQSGHPMSAHYFDQNPLWLSGQYRPAAYSRAAVNGIATTRQILTP
- a CDS encoding metalloregulator ArsR/SmtB family transcription factor: MSRRSYIEAAPPVAVGALAPEPPADAGGARVPEPPADAGGARVPEPPADACDVFHIDPARVARLRRTLIAARSAEALADTFKVLGDPTRVRVLDALSHGELCVCDLAQLVGLSQSATSHQLRLLRAMRLVRSRRAGRMVFYTLDDAHIVTLFRQGLRHVEETTRGQGRRP
- a CDS encoding cation-translocating P-type ATPase, with the protein product MTTAATPVCTRCAIHAESVFRVAGMDCAEEAAILERRLTPMPGVESLSVDVVGQKMRVAHDAAVVTASAIADAVAQTGMRAWLEHERPVDVPTSGDGLAPVVVAGVAIAAGLALQALAPDPRWGWPAFALAVALAGRQPAAKALGSIRRRSLDIHVLMLVAVVGALSLGDWAEAAAVVWLFAVSQWLEVRTMERARDAIRGVITLAPAEAVVRHGGHDHVTPVDLVAPGTIIAVAPGGKVPLDGVVVAGRSDVNQAPITGESLPVPRTIGDEVFAGTINGQGALDVRVTRAVRDTTLARIVHLVESAQAQRAPAQQLIDRFARWYTPVVVALAAAVFVVPVAFGGGAAATWGYRSLVLLVVACPCALVISTPVSIVAALAVAARHGVLVKGGLHLERLAAIRVVAFDKTGTLTAGTPRVASVQSVGAGPGDDALGAAAAAELRVGHPIARAVVDAVRDRGICVPTAEDVREYPGLGVQARVDGRRVVVGNGAWAIEHGVDPAVVTDAVDEHAGRGETPVFVLVDGAVQLVLGVADRPRAVAADVVRLLRDHGVAHVALLTGDTPGAASALARATGVTDVRAGLLPGDKLRAVRELRDAHGPIAMVGDGVNDAPALAAADVGIAMGAVGSAAAIEAADVALMSDELQKLPYALRLSRAALANVRTNIALSLGLKVAVLVLAVAGWSTLWMAILADTGASVVVVANAMRLLRHQ
- a CDS encoding PilZ domain-containing protein translates to MIADDSASIRDRFRAALEGAGHRAITVRSAAELFARVRADLARLDLLVIDLRLPHCSGAELIGTVRKLDEGRLPILAFSGTVSSADEVRELAALGVAGYVNEYSAVQHILPSLAPHLFPDNFNRRGSPRVVLGIPAAYHVGATIAAALSLNISRGGIAIRTTSPLEPMTKVRVRFRLPGSKKDFDIDAHVRWSDKRAGMGLQFDRVDPADQAAIDEFVDSHFFQPRRRDEAPAGDTTPQA